GCAAGTTTCAGCAGCTTGGCCATAAAGCCATTAATGATCCTGGGACAAAGGGAACAGGATTGGGTCTTTCGATTTCAAAAGGTTTAGTTGAGCTTCATGGCGGAACGATTTGGCTCGAGAGTGAAATTGGCGTCGGAACAAAGTTTATATTTACCTTGCCGAAGCAGAATGTTGATTCTGGCGATAGCCAAGAATAAGAATGATTTAAAAAAATGAGTGTGGTAGGCATGCTTTTTTCTTATCTGCGATTTTCTTCTGCATTTAGATTTCTCTTGTAAAAGAAAATAGAATATAGATAATATAAGGATACTTTTTAAAAAGGATTGTCCTATGAATGATATTGTTGCAAATATTAAAAAACTTAAAAAAGAACGCAACGCGGTTATTCTTGTGCATAATTATCAGTTGCCTGAGGTTCAGGATATTGCTGATTTTACAGGGGATTCCTTAGGCTTGAGCATTGAAGCCTCAAAAACAAGCGCTGACGTGATTGTTTTTTGTGGAGTTCATTTTATGGCTGAGACTGCTAAGATTTTGTCTCCACAAAAAACTGTTTTGATTCCAGATTCCAGCGCAGGTTGTCCGATGGCGGATATGATCACTCGAGAACAATTGCAGGATCTAAAGAAAAAGCATCCTAAAGCAAAAGTGATTTGTTATGTGAACACATCGGCGGAGGTAAAGGCAGAATGTGATTATTGTTGTACGTCTGCTAATGCTGTTGAAATGCTTGAAAAAGCATTTGATGAAGATGATGAAATCTTATTTGTTCCTGATAAATATTTAGCTTCCTATGCGGCATCTCAAACAAATCGTAATGTTATTATTTGGCAAGGATATTGCCCGACGCATGCACGAATATTAGCAGAGCATATTATTGATCTTAAAAAGCTTCATCTGAATGCCAAGGTGATGGTTCACCCAGAATGCAGTGGCCCTGTGATCAGGGAAGCGGACGAAGTTTTATCGACATCGGGAATGTTGCGTTATGCTAAAGAATCGGATGCGAAAGAGTTTATCGTTGGAACAGAAGTTGAAATGGTTTATCCGTTAAGCAAGGAAAATCCAAACAAGATTTTTTATCCTGTAACAGAGTTAGCCGTATGTCCGAATATGAAAAAAACAACATTAGAAAAAGTTGAGATTTCTTTAAGGAATATGGTTTATGAAGTTATTTTATCGCAAGAAATTATCAAGGGTGCTAAAAAACCAATTGATAATATGATTAAATTTCGACAGAATGCACAGTTAACAAAGAAATGAAAAATCCAAAAATTTATTTAGATAACAATGCCACAACACCGCTTCATCCGGAGGTCAAGAAAGCTTTGGTTGAGGCAATGGAAGTTTTTGGTAATCCTTCTAGCATGCACGAGTTTGGGAGGGAAGCAAAAACGTTATTGGATAGTGCGAGAGAAAAGGTTTCTTCTTTTATTGGGGCCAATATTGATGAGGTTGTTTTTGTTGGAAGCGGGTCAGAAGCTAACAATACAGTTCTTTCGATGTTGGCTTGTCCGTCAAAACATTGCTGCAGTTTTCAGAGTGCATCGAAAAAAATTATTACAACTAAGATCGAGCATCCGTGCGTTTTTGAGACAGCAAAGTGTTTGCGCGATCGTGGCATTGAGGTCGATTTTTTAGATGTGGACGAATATGGGAAAATAAATATTGAGCAATATAAGGAAATTCTTTTAAGAGGCGGCGTTTCTTTAGTTTCGATTATGACAGCTAATAATGAAATCGGGACAATCCAGGACATCAAAATGTTGTGTCATTTGGCTCATAAGCATGGATCTTTGTTCCATACGGATGCTGTACAGGCTGTTGGCAAAATACCTATTGATGTTAATGATTTGAATGTTGATTTTCTAACACTTTCTGGACACAAAATATACGGGCCCAAGGGTATCGGAGCGTTATATGTAAAGAAGGGAATTAGTTTTTGTCCGCTGATTCGAGGTGGCCATCAAGAAAAAGGACGTCGCGCCGGAACAGAAAATGTATTAGGTATCATTGGCCTTGGAAAAGCTGTTGAGATGCGTTCAAAAGAAATGGCGGAAGAAGAAAAACGTCTTTTACGCTTAAAGAATTTGTTGAAACATGGGATTGAAAAAAGTATTCCTGATATTCATTTTAATGGCCATCCTGATGATTGTTTGGCTGGAACATTAAATGTTTCTTTTTCTGGAGCCGAAGGAGAAGCGATTTTGCTTTATCTTGACATGGAAGGCATCAGTGTTTCAACCGGATCGGCATGTTCCTCAGGATCTCTTGATCCGTCTCATGTTTTGCTCGCAACTGGGGTGGGAGCTGAGCAAGCGCATGGCTCTATCCGTATAAGCCTTGGGCGCGAAACAACACAAAAAGAAATTGAATATTTGCTAGAGGTATTTCCTAAGATAATTAATAAGATACGCGAAATGTCAACGGCATACGTAAGGAAAGATAAATAATGGAATCTAATTGGGTCTATACCGATAAAGTTAAAGAGCATTTTATGCATCCAAAAAATGTTTTAAAGGATGATGAGGGTTTTAAGCCGGATGGTGAAGGAATGGTTGGAAATATTAAATGTGGCGATCAAATGATGATGATGATTAAAGTTAAGGATGATATGATTATTGATTGTCGATGGAAGACATACGGATGCGCATCGGCGATTGCAAGCACATCGGTTCTTTCTGAGATGATTAAAGGAATGAGTCTTAAAAAAGCATTTAAATTAACGCCAAAAGAAATTATGCAGCAATTAGGGTCTCTTCCAGAGCATAAAATTCATTGCTCGGTTTTGGGAGATAAAGCGCTACGTGCTGCGATTAATGATTATTATCAAAAAAATGGCATGACTGATAAGGTTTGCAAGGAAGAGGCAAAGATTATTTGTCAATGTATGAATGTTACTGATCACGAAATAGAAGATGCTGTTTTAGAAGGTGCTCGAACGTATTATGAGCTTCAAGAGCGGACAAAGCTTGGGACGGTTTGTGGTCAGTGTGAAACAGAAGCAAAAGTGATTTTGGAAAAATACATTAAAGAACATTTTAAATAAGAGCGTAACTTAGAGAACTTAGTGAGATAAGTTGTTTGCTTGAATTTATCCTTGACCATCAAAATGTAAAAGGTCAAGGATTTAGCTTATAGCAATTTTAACACAGGAGGGCATATGGCAAAGTTTGATGCGAAAGCTTTTGGAATTAGTTGTGGAGTTGTTTGGGGTGTTGGTATGTTTTTTCTTGGAATTTTCGATATTTTTTCAACGTGGGGTTGCGGGATAACCAAAATGATGTCAACGCTTTATATCGGGTATCAGCCTACAATTTTAGGAAGCGTTATTGGCGCCCTTTGGGGATTTGTGGATGCTGGCATTGGTGGTTTTGTTTTCGCACTTTTGTATAACAAATTAGCGAAATAAAGTAGAGCATAGGTTTAGATGGGCGGCCTTTAAAAAAAAGGCCGCCCATTTTTATTTATTCAATCATTAAAACTTAAGACTTTTTTTGTTAAGTAGCAAAGATTTATGTTATAATCACATATCATTTTTTGTATTTTAAAATAAGGAGATTAGTTTGTCTAAAAAACCAAGAATGACGTCTTTTGAGAAATCATCCTTGATTTCTCAATTTAATATTTTTTTTGTTTTATTTTCTGTGATCCCTTTGGGGGTTCTTTATTATTTTTATCGTCAACTTACTGACTCTGGAAAGATTGAAATTACGATTGAAGATTTTAGGGCAACGCTGACTTTGGTTGTTCTTGGGATTGCGGTTGGTTATTTTGCAATGAATATGGTTTTTAGAAAATTATTGCGTTTAATCAAAAGTAATCAAAGTGCTTTGCAAAATTTCTTAGACGATGACAAGATGGGGGAAATTCAGTCAAATAATAATGAGGTTGCTGTTTTAACGAAAACATTTAGTGAGATTCGTTCTAAATTAGAGCAAAATGTTGAAAAACTTGAGATGGCCAAAAATACCTTGCAGTCTGTTTTGGCTAAAGTTGGAGAAGGGATTTCTTCTGTTCAAAATATTGATGCATTTTTAGAGCTTATTGTCGAAACGCTTGTTGATGCTGTTGGAGCAAAATCTGGTGCATTGCTTTTTTTAGATTCGGAAGCTACAGAGCTGAATGTTCGAACGGTATTAGGGGAGAATTTAAAAATTAAGAGAAATGCCTGCTTTAAGGTTTCTGAATCTATTTTTAAGTCGGTTATTGAATCAAGAGAAAACTTGATTATTTCTCAAAGGGATTCCGCTGCATTTAAGTTGACTGCTAAACACGATTATTTCGAATTTCCGCTGGTGTGCGCACCTCTTTTAGTCCACGATAAAGTGCTGGGTATCATTGTTATCTGCGGACGAAAATTCGATACAAATTTTACACATGATGATGCGTCGCTTTTGACAAGCATTGCAACGCAAACGGCAATAGCGGTTGAAAACGATCAGCTTAATCTTGATGCGGAAAAAACATACTTTGATATCATTTCAGCTTTAGCTTTAGCTGTTGAGGCAAAAGATCCGTATTCTCGCGGGCATTTGGATCGAGTTTCTGATTATTCTTTGAAGATTGCAGAAAAATTTGGCCTGACTGATGATGAAAAGAAATTGTTGCGAGATGCCGCACGATTGCATGATCTTGGAAAGATTGGAATCACAGACGATATCCTTTGTAAAAACGGCCCATTAACAGAGCAAGAATGGGTTGTTATGAGAAACCATCCCGAAATTGGTGAGGGCATTGTAAAATCAGTCAAGTCGCTTTCTGGGCTTTGCGATATTGTTCGTCATCATCACGAGAAGCTTGACGGAACAGGTTATCCAGATGGTCTCAAGGGTGACGAGATAAGTTTGCTGGTGCGCATTTTAGCGGTTGCAGATATCTGTGATGCTTTAATGACTAATCGTCCTTATCGAAGAGCCTTAAGCGCTGAAGAGACAAAGAAAACGTTAAAAGAGATGGGCGATAAAGTTGACCAAAAAATTGTTGATGCGCTTGCTTCAATTCTTTAGGATATCCCTTTTTAAAAATATTTACTACCTTGTAAGGAGTTAGAATGGAAATAGGAATCGTTGGGCTTCCTAATGTAGGAAAGTCAACACTTTTTAACGCATTAACTGGCGCAGGCGTTGCCGCCGAAAATTTTCCGTTTACAACAATTGAGCCAAACATTGGAATTGTGCCTCTGGCAGATGAGAGGTTGATGCATCTGGCTAAAGAATTTCAGAGTGCGAAAATCACACCTAGTGGAATTCGATTTGTTGATATTGCTGGTATTGTCAAAGGGGCAAGCCAAGGAGAAGGTTTAGGAAATAAGTTTTTGGGTAATATTCGCAGCGTGGATGCAATATGTCATGTGGTTCGCTGTTTTCATGATGAGAATATTGTCAACGCTACCGGAGATTTGAATCCAATTCATGCAGCAGAAACGATTGAAACTGAGCTATTGCTGGCAGATTTGCAACAAGCAGAGAAGGCTTATCAGCGATTGATTAAGGTAGCAAAATCTGGAGATCAAAACGCGAAAGATAAGGTGGAAGCTTTAGATATTGCAATTAAAGGTTTCAATGATGGACAATCGGCGCGTTCGCTTAATCTTCCTGATGATGTTATTGGAGAGTTTCAATTTCTAACGATGAAGCCAATTTTATATGTAGCTAATACATCCGAAGGAGATCCTTGCGATGATATGCTTAAGCCTTTAAGAGAATTGGCAGAAAAGGAAAAGACGCAAGTCATTGTTTTGTCAACAAAGCTTGAAGCCGAAATTTTAGAGTTGCCACAAGAAGAGCGAGAGAGTTATTATGAAGATGCCGGTATCACATCGCCGGGATTGGCAAAGCTTGCAAAGGCAGGCCAAGAACTTCTTGATTTGATTTGTTTTTTTACAGCGGGAGAAAAAGAATCGCGGGCTTGGTTAGTTTCTGAGGGGACTAAGGCGCCGCAAGCTGCTGGAAAAATTCATACTGACATTGAGCGAGGTTTTATTCGTGCAGAAATTTTCAAATATGATGATTTAAAACGCGAAGGTAATTATGAAACGGTTAAGCAAAAAAATCTTGTTACTTTGGAAGGTAAAGAATACGTTATGAAAGATGGGGATGTGGCTCATTTTCGGTTTAGCGTATAACTTAAGGAAATCCCGATACCCTTTGGGTACGGGATAAATTCGGACTAATAATTTACGAGCGCTTCGCTCTACAAATTATGTCCTCATTTAGGAGGGAAAGATGAAAAAGATTTTATTAATTTCTGTTATATTTGTTTTTTGTGCGTTTTCTTTAGCGCAGGCTCAGACTGTAACAAAATCTACTATCGATGATCAAATAGGCGTTGAGGTGACGGTTTATAATTCAAACGTTGGGC
This DNA window, taken from Candidatus Omnitrophota bacterium, encodes the following:
- the nadA gene encoding quinolinate synthase NadA, which produces MNDIVANIKKLKKERNAVILVHNYQLPEVQDIADFTGDSLGLSIEASKTSADVIVFCGVHFMAETAKILSPQKTVLIPDSSAGCPMADMITREQLQDLKKKHPKAKVICYVNTSAEVKAECDYCCTSANAVEMLEKAFDEDDEILFVPDKYLASYAASQTNRNVIIWQGYCPTHARILAEHIIDLKKLHLNAKVMVHPECSGPVIREADEVLSTSGMLRYAKESDAKEFIVGTEVEMVYPLSKENPNKIFYPVTELAVCPNMKKTTLEKVEISLRNMVYEVILSQEIIKGAKKPIDNMIKFRQNAQLTKK
- a CDS encoding IscS subfamily cysteine desulfurase, which translates into the protein MKNPKIYLDNNATTPLHPEVKKALVEAMEVFGNPSSMHEFGREAKTLLDSAREKVSSFIGANIDEVVFVGSGSEANNTVLSMLACPSKHCCSFQSASKKIITTKIEHPCVFETAKCLRDRGIEVDFLDVDEYGKINIEQYKEILLRGGVSLVSIMTANNEIGTIQDIKMLCHLAHKHGSLFHTDAVQAVGKIPIDVNDLNVDFLTLSGHKIYGPKGIGALYVKKGISFCPLIRGGHQEKGRRAGTENVLGIIGLGKAVEMRSKEMAEEEKRLLRLKNLLKHGIEKSIPDIHFNGHPDDCLAGTLNVSFSGAEGEAILLYLDMEGISVSTGSACSSGSLDPSHVLLATGVGAEQAHGSIRISLGRETTQKEIEYLLEVFPKIINKIREMSTAYVRKDK
- a CDS encoding iron-sulfur cluster assembly scaffold protein — translated: MESNWVYTDKVKEHFMHPKNVLKDDEGFKPDGEGMVGNIKCGDQMMMMIKVKDDMIIDCRWKTYGCASAIASTSVLSEMIKGMSLKKAFKLTPKEIMQQLGSLPEHKIHCSVLGDKALRAAINDYYQKNGMTDKVCKEEAKIICQCMNVTDHEIEDAVLEGARTYYELQERTKLGTVCGQCETEAKVILEKYIKEHFK
- a CDS encoding bacteriophage holin, with the translated sequence MAKFDAKAFGISCGVVWGVGMFFLGIFDIFSTWGCGITKMMSTLYIGYQPTILGSVIGALWGFVDAGIGGFVFALLYNKLAK
- a CDS encoding HD domain-containing protein produces the protein MSKKPRMTSFEKSSLISQFNIFFVLFSVIPLGVLYYFYRQLTDSGKIEITIEDFRATLTLVVLGIAVGYFAMNMVFRKLLRLIKSNQSALQNFLDDDKMGEIQSNNNEVAVLTKTFSEIRSKLEQNVEKLEMAKNTLQSVLAKVGEGISSVQNIDAFLELIVETLVDAVGAKSGALLFLDSEATELNVRTVLGENLKIKRNACFKVSESIFKSVIESRENLIISQRDSAAFKLTAKHDYFEFPLVCAPLLVHDKVLGIIVICGRKFDTNFTHDDASLLTSIATQTAIAVENDQLNLDAEKTYFDIISALALAVEAKDPYSRGHLDRVSDYSLKIAEKFGLTDDEKKLLRDAARLHDLGKIGITDDILCKNGPLTEQEWVVMRNHPEIGEGIVKSVKSLSGLCDIVRHHHEKLDGTGYPDGLKGDEISLLVRILAVADICDALMTNRPYRRALSAEETKKTLKEMGDKVDQKIVDALASIL
- the ychF gene encoding redox-regulated ATPase YchF, encoding MEIGIVGLPNVGKSTLFNALTGAGVAAENFPFTTIEPNIGIVPLADERLMHLAKEFQSAKITPSGIRFVDIAGIVKGASQGEGLGNKFLGNIRSVDAICHVVRCFHDENIVNATGDLNPIHAAETIETELLLADLQQAEKAYQRLIKVAKSGDQNAKDKVEALDIAIKGFNDGQSARSLNLPDDVIGEFQFLTMKPILYVANTSEGDPCDDMLKPLRELAEKEKTQVIVLSTKLEAEILELPQEERESYYEDAGITSPGLAKLAKAGQELLDLICFFTAGEKESRAWLVSEGTKAPQAAGKIHTDIERGFIRAEIFKYDDLKREGNYETVKQKNLVTLEGKEYVMKDGDVAHFRFSV